Proteins from a single region of Hordeum vulgare subsp. vulgare chromosome 6H, MorexV3_pseudomolecules_assembly, whole genome shotgun sequence:
- the LOC123401739 gene encoding uncharacterized protein LOC123401739, whose product MGYVLSAVARVLEQPTAWGAACEMALLAGPLWAAALVGLLLGWAWRPRWAAGIVAPADPPQLASLDFWRAQLPARIRAPLDYLAGARQQQEDDDEASLHGSSEMGKEELAVGKDDLVNLWRLVEGNDGGPAWIKMMEKALPNMTYQAWRRDPQNGPPQYQSSTIFENATPDEVRDFFGDDEFRMSNKWDDMLISHQTLEECQTTGTMKVHWVRKFPFFCSDREYIIARRIWKLGSAYYCVTKGVPCSSIPRRSKPRRVDSYYSSWCIRAVESRRGNGGSSACEILLFHHEDMGIPNEIAKIGIRQGMWGCVKRIEPGLRAYQKARAAGEPPSPSALMARINTKVGDNFVRGLESNSDQSDIMEAEEKPVKNRMARFLVLGGAVALACTLDQGLLTKALIFGVARKFVGQRNAL is encoded by the exons ATGGGGTACGTGCTGTCAGCGGTGGCGAGGGTGCTGGAGCAGCCGACGGCGTGGGGCGCGGCCTGCGAGATGGCGCTGCTCGCCGGGCCGCTCTGGGCGGCCGCCCTCGTCGGCCTCCTGCTCGGCTGGGCCTGGCGCCCGCGCTGGGCCGCCGGCATCGTCGCCCCCGCCGACCCGCCGCAGCTCGCCTCGCTCGACTTCTGGCGGGCCCAGCTCCCCGCCCGCATCCGCGCCCCCCTCGACTACCTCGCCGGCGCGCGGCAGCagcaggaggacgacgacgaggccTCCCTGCACGG GTCGTCGGAGATGGGGAAGGAGGAGCTGGCGGTGGGGAAGGACGACCTGGTGAACCTCTGGAGGCTGGTGGAGGGCAACGACGGCGGCCCGGCGTGGATCAAGATGATGGAGAAGGCGCTGCCCAACATGACCTACCAGGCCTGGAGGAGGGATCCCCAG AATGGGCCTCCGCAATACCAGAGCAGCACAATCTTTGAGAACGCAACCCCGGATGAAGTAAGGGACTTTTTTGGGGACGATGAGTTCCGGATGTCCAACAAGTGGGACGATATGCTCATCTCTCACCAGACGCTGGAGGAGTGCCAGACAACCGGGACGATGAAAGTGCATTGGGTTCGCAAG TTCCCCTTCTTCTGTAGTGACAGGGAGTACATCATTGCTCGCCGGATATGGAAACTGGGAAGCGCGTACTATTGTGTTACAAAG GGTGTGCCATGTTCATCCATCCCACGGCGCAGCAAACCTCGCAGAGTAGATTCGTATTACTCAAGCTGGTGCATCCGTGCAG tggagtcaagacgagGGAACGGTGGATCGTCTGCCTGCGAGATCCTCTTGTTCCACCATGAGGATATGGGCATCCCAAATGAGATTGCGAAGATTGGCATTCGGCAGGGCATGTGGGGATGCGTGAAGAGAATCGAACCCGGACTCCGGGCCTATCAGAAAGCCAGGGCTGCTGGGGAGCCACCTTCGCCGAGCGCCTTGATGGCACGGATCAACACCAAGGTCGGTGACAATTTTGTCCGAGGACTGGAGTCCAACAGTGACCAATCAGATATCATGGAAGCCGAAGAGAAACCTGTGAAAAACCGTATGGCGAGGTTCCTTGTGCTCGGCGGGGCCGTGGCCTTGGCGTGTACACTGGACCAAGGGCTCCTGACAAAGGCTCTCATCTTTGGCGTTGCGCGGAAGTTTGTGGGGCAGAGGAACGCATTGTAG
- the LOC123401850 gene encoding protein LPA2 encodes MATACSSTSLSAPSFLSPAPSRPRPLFRALAASGSGSGGGKKKSGKSKNSSSSSKGKGKDKALEPPPDVVVRRAPAGSASVFEQQRTEAGFNPGGDGNRPTAEEVRQRQATESAFLFAWLGLGGIILFQGLALAASGFLPTEWDSFLVKYLYPSFTPTVLLFLGGTTGYGVFKYFEGEKSKG; translated from the exons ATGGCCACGGCCTgctcctccacctccctctccgcCCCGTCCTTCCTCTCCCCGGCCCCATCTCGCCCCCGCCCCCTCTTCCGCGCCCTCGCGGCCTCGGGCTCGGGCTCGGGCGGCGGCAAGAAGAAGTCCGGCAAGTCCaagaacagcagcagcagcagcaagggcaagggcaaagacaAGGCGCTGGAGCCGCCGCCCGACGTGGTGGTCCGCCGCGCCCCGGCCGGGAGCGCGTCGGTGTTCGAGCAGCAGCGTACGGAGGCCGGGTTCAACCCCGGCGGCGACGGGAACCGGCCGACCGCGGAGGAGGTGCGCCAGCGGCAGGCCACCGAGAGCGCCTTCCTCTTCGCCTGGCTGGGCCTCGGCGGGATCATCCTCTTCCAGGGCCTCGCGCTCGCCGCCTCCG GTTTCCTGCCCACAGAATGGGACAGCTTTTTAGTCAAGTACCTCTATCCATCGTTCACTCCGACAGTACTCCTGTTCCTTGGGGGTACGACTGGGTATGGTGTCTTCAAGTACTTTGAAGGCGAGAAAAGCAAAGGCTAG